The stretch of DNA ATAAtgataaaaatactaatatacaGGAATACTAACAGACAAGAATACTTACAGCCTATCTAATTATTTACCTTCTAATAACAAGACGGGGGCTGTGGCAATAACAAGAAAAACTATGTGGATGAAGTACAAGATTAACAATCACGTTGATTATTACCCTGGAAAATTAATGTTCAACAACTGAACTTTTTATCCATTTATATTGTTGTAACAAGTTGCAAGCAAGCAATTATAACTGGGGGGGTGGGAGGTATGCCATGGATACTCCAATAAATGTGCATCACTTCTAGCAAGCACACATAGCAACTAAGATTTGAAATGGATCCTTACTGGAATCACCTAAACTTTAACTTGGACTAACGGAAGCATTTTAGAAGACTCGCAGAATTTTGCacataaaaaaaagtttgtCAAACTCATACCCATACCCATAGATACAACCTTGGATCGGACAATGGAGGTAGGAATGCAAAACATGAAATCATAACACAAAAAGTGAGATACTAGCACGAATTCCTCTCGATACACTCCCTATATATAAGGAATAAAAATCACAATCACAACTACCATTCAAATCAActgtattttaattaaaaatgcatAATAGGtgtgagatattttaaattgagtACAAGCCTTATAATAAAACAATGGCCTTAACTCACCATGTACCAAAAACAAGCGGGGACTGATATCCAAACAAAGGATTCTGAGTTCAAAGCTACCAAAGACAAACCGAACACCAAAAGGACATGAGTGAGGGGGAAAAAAGAGGGATACAGCTCAGAACCAAAAATCCTAACACTCAGTCCAAGTCACACAAACCAGGAAACCCATCAGAAAACAAGTGAACAACAAAAAGCACAAACCAGAAAATAGGGGAACTCAAAATCGGCAACACTGGTCCGAATTGAAGTCTTACATCAATCAAATCTGCATCACTCATCACAGTCATACAACATTGCTAAGATGAAGTTGCATAACACTGCACTACTGCAGCCAAGACAAGACGGCACTGCATCCAAGATTCATAGTTGCTAGAAGGACAGCAACTTTTAAAGATGAAGGGTGAAATTAGGTTTAAGTTAGTTCACTGGGCTGGGTGGTTGCGGGTGGGTGGGTGAAATCTTGTGCATTAGATTGAGCTTTTTGTTCTGCCTGAGTTCCTACAAACATGGCAACATGCTTTTGGTGGAAATACCAAATAAGAGAATAGTTGACCATGAAGATTCATTACACTTTATATGAGTATGCATGTTATTCATCTCTAGTTCCAGAAAATCATGTCCTACAACCTACCATGCAGCAAACAAGTGCATAAAAATTAACTTATCTGtcaaaaagggaaaaaaatatgatataataagaTATAATGACAGATCAAGCTTAACAAAAAAGGAAGAAGCTCTCATTCCATTACAAAGTACAAACTTGACCAGCAAGGCAGCAACAAGATGAAGTATAACTACATTAAAAGTTGAATAAAACTGCAAACGTACATTGAGAACTAGCTTTTACAGCACACAACCAAGACAGCTAGGCCCCTCATAAAACATTTGCTTCTGAAAACAGTGTAATGGTCCCCCAACCCTCATTAGTATGTTAATTAATCAACCTACTTTCACATGGCAAACAAAATGAGATAGTCTAAGCACATCACATACTTACCAGTGATAGCCCAATCGAACCGCATGTATAATCACAACAAATAATTCACTAAAAATTCCATACCTTAACAACACCACAAACCAAACTTAATAGTCACTTCAATTTTAATGAGTAGTCCAATTcttaaacaattaaacataaacaATCAAAAACATTAAAGCCAAATCTAACAAGCATATAGTATAGAAAAGGGCTTACTGATTAATGCATATAGcgactaattaattaattaaccaagCCCAAAACGAGAAAGTACCTTAAAATCTCATTCATATCAAGCATGAAAACTAAAGGAGAACCACCATCATCACCAACAACAATCTTCCCAGCCCTAACATTCTCTCCATCACCCCACATATCCCCAACCTCACGCCACACACCATCCTCCAATCCCATCACCACCGCATCTCTACAATACTCATCCACCGGAAAAACCCTCGAAACAGTCCTCGAAGCACTATAACCACCAACCACCCAAAACTCCTTCTCCCCCCTCTCCACAAACCCAACACACCCAGCCCTAAAACACGGAAGAGCCTCCATCTCCTCCCACCGATCCTCCACAACATCGTATTTCTCAACCAACCGAATCCTAGATCCAGCAGCACCGAAAACCGTATGCCGTGATCCACCTCCGGCAACAACAATTTCCCCGGAGGAACTAATCGCGGCATAGGCAAAACTTCCACGAGGCGAAATCATCGAAGCGCGATTCTCCCAAGAGAAATCACGGATATTGAAACGGAACATCGACGAAGACGAAGAAGGACGATTAATAGGGAANNNNNNNNNNNNNNNNNNNNNNNNNNNNNNNNNNNNNNNNNNNNNNNNNNNNNNNNNNNNNNNNNNNNNNNNNNNNNNNNNNNNNNNNNNNNNNNNNNNNNNNNNNNNNNNNNNNNNNNNNNNNNNNNNNNNNNNNNNNNNNNNNNNNNNNNNNNNNNNNNNNNAGAGCGAGTATCGAAAAGGGAACCACCGATTATGTAAACGTGAGGACCAAACGGAACGGCGGCGAAGTTACATAAACCGTAAACGTGAGGGTTACATGGCATGGGAGGAAGTGGACACCAAGCAACGGCGTTAACGTCGAAGAGATAAGGTGTAGCGATAGAAGGATGTTGAGGGAAGATACAAATTAGGTTGTTGTGATTATGAGTTAATAGTGCGTTGAGAAATGATTTTGATGAAAGTGCGGATTTCCATGATTTGGAAGTTGATTTGAGACGAGCGTGATGAGCGTAGGGTATTTTTGAGAGGATTGTTCTAGATACTTCGTTTGGGAGGCCGGGGATTAGAAGGACTGATGATGAATCGTCTGTCGTTGATGGTGGGGGGATAGCGCCGGAATCCCCATCggaattcattttttttgtttgtcagTTGGTTTTGTGTCAACGGTGGCTTTAACTTGTTTACATTTTATTCGGATGTAGTCGTTTTCTTACTTTCTGGGATTGAAAATAatcttcctttttcttcttcgaCAAGATAATGCGAGTGGGGTCACTCCACATCTTACTTGTCTTCATAAATTCGCTTTTCATTATccaaataaatattgttttttattgagCAAAAATACACTCCATTTAATTGCCATAAAATTACACGATTAGtgagtttaattatttgatttttattaaaactacttttaaaattatttatataaatgattgtaatatattaataattatatggtagattaaaaattattatgatagaacatgaacaataatttattttgttacttgtataaaatataattttaaaatataaaattgaaatataatgaatataaataaaagaaaaataatttgatattaaacttaagaataaatattaataattatttttaaaaatatgtataattttttataagggTAGTTTTATCGTTTTactcatgttttttttaaattgaaattatttatttaatagttaatgaattgttttaaatataattatttcattatctatttagtttttagttaatttataatatttaaaaattagaaagtattataatttaatttgaaaaaaatagtacaatatgtattaatttcacaattataattttatcatctaaatataatatatattatatataaaataaaataatgacatTAAATTTGTTATCAAATGCACACTAAATACATGAtaagataatatttattatttcattattttatcttatatttatggtattttaaatattttttgtttctatcATATCCCTATATGAAATTGGCTCTAAGATTCCCATGGTCATATTcctctaataaatttat from Cicer arietinum cultivar CDC Frontier isolate Library 1 chromosome 3, Cicar.CDCFrontier_v2.0, whole genome shotgun sequence encodes:
- the LOC101509705 gene encoding F-box/kelch-repeat protein OR23; this encodes MNSDGDSGAIPPPSTTDDSSSVLLIPGLPNEVSRTILSKIPYAHHARLKSTSKSWKSALSSKSFLNALLTHNHNNLICIFPQHPSIATPYLFDVNAVAWCPLPPMPCNPHVYGLCNFAAVPFGPHVYIIGGSLFDTRSFPINRPSSSSSMFRFNIRDFSWENRASMISPRGSFAYAAISSSGEIVVAGGGSRHTVFGAAGSRIRLVEKYDVVEDRWEEMEALPCFRAGCVGFVERGEKEFWVVGGYSASRTVSRVFPVDEYCRDAVVMGLEDGVWREVGDMWGDGENVRAGKIVVGDDGGSPLVFMLDMNEILRYDISSNCWLYESRVPKKAPRGSLFGIVVVAGELYVLTHLYDDDFTESRRPRHYKKTGTMCFQIYNPKKKAWRTLVTKSPFTCHVDINSAVLSSICL